The Methylomicrobium lacus LW14 genome window below encodes:
- a CDS encoding McrC family protein: MTPIVVREYARLTTDDSIETSLDRACIPQSAFDWLCRLSAGFRTNGASLLHLENRQWLRLDNFVGIVETPCGTLLEILPKHTEASGEAAIEASRKLLIKMLEVALDLPARTTEKTHIQTYRHPLLEWVMKEFVLALDHLLKRGLRFDYRRVEEEQRYLRGRLDMNKQLRQPPGRAHIFNIRHDLFLADRPENRLLKSALMRICGLTQEADTWRLSHELAGLVAEIPDSQNIAADFRQWRSDRLMAHYQPVRPWCELVLGQHMPLAMRGKTHGISLLFPMEKLFERYVEVKLRQRLPAQYTLKAQAASQSLCIHQDKNLFQLRPDFLIQSRQKTVLVLDTKWKLLSAADSENKYGLSQSDFYQMFAYGHNYLPGEGDMILIYPKTENFPETLQPFKFSEKLRLWVTPFDLEKGEMHWPNDIKASLFNPLRIAG, encoded by the coding sequence ATGACACCCATCGTCGTGCGCGAATATGCGCGGCTCACGACCGATGACTCGATAGAAACCAGCCTGGACCGAGCCTGCATCCCTCAATCGGCGTTCGATTGGCTGTGCCGACTGTCCGCCGGTTTCAGAACAAACGGCGCCTCGCTGCTGCATCTGGAGAATCGCCAGTGGCTGCGCCTGGACAATTTTGTCGGGATCGTGGAGACGCCGTGCGGCACGTTGTTGGAAATCCTGCCCAAACATACCGAGGCCTCCGGCGAAGCCGCCATCGAGGCCTCCCGCAAATTGTTGATCAAGATGCTGGAGGTGGCGCTCGATCTGCCGGCGCGCACCACCGAGAAAACCCATATCCAGACCTATCGCCATCCCCTGCTGGAATGGGTGATGAAAGAATTCGTGCTGGCCCTGGATCACTTGCTGAAACGCGGTTTGCGCTTCGATTACCGCCGCGTCGAGGAAGAACAGCGCTACCTGCGCGGCCGGCTGGACATGAACAAACAGTTGCGCCAGCCGCCGGGGCGCGCGCATATTTTCAATATCCGCCATGACCTGTTTCTGGCGGACCGCCCCGAGAACCGCCTGCTCAAGTCGGCCCTGATGCGTATCTGCGGCTTGACCCAGGAGGCCGATACCTGGCGGCTCTCCCACGAACTGGCCGGATTAGTGGCCGAAATCCCCGATAGTCAGAACATCGCCGCCGATTTTCGCCAGTGGCGAAGCGACCGTCTGATGGCGCATTACCAGCCGGTGCGCCCATGGTGCGAACTGGTGCTGGGCCAGCACATGCCGTTGGCGATGCGCGGAAAAACGCACGGCATCAGCTTGCTGTTCCCGATGGAAAAATTGTTCGAGCGTTATGTGGAAGTCAAATTGCGCCAGCGGCTTCCCGCTCAATATACTCTGAAAGCGCAAGCAGCTAGTCAATCGCTTTGCATCCATCAAGACAAAAACCTATTCCAGTTGCGGCCCGATTTTCTGATTCAAAGCCGTCAGAAAACCGTGTTGGTGCTGGACACCAAATGGAAACTCCTCTCGGCTGCGGATAGCGAGAATAAATACGGCCTGAGCCAGAGCGATTTCTACCAGATGTTTGCCTATGGGCATAACTATCTGCCTGGCGAGGGCGACATGATCCTGATTTATCCGAAAACCGAGAATTTTCCGGAGACCTTGCAGCCATTCAAGTTTTCAGAAAAATTGCGTTTATGGGTAACACCGTTCGATCTCGAAAAGGGCGAAATGCATTGGCCGAATGACATAAAAGCAAGCCTCTTCAATCCGTTACGGATTGCGGGATAA
- a CDS encoding type II toxin-antitoxin system ParD family antitoxin, whose protein sequence is MHINLSAEMEQYLQSKVGTGFYSNASEVVRDAIRRMREEDEKLAALRAAVQIGDDQLDRGEGIPYTPERLETITAKALANSRNGKKVNPDPGLLIGS, encoded by the coding sequence ATGCACATCAACTTATCGGCCGAAATGGAGCAATATCTTCAAAGCAAGGTCGGCACAGGCTTTTACAGCAACGCTTCCGAAGTCGTCCGTGACGCCATTCGCCGGATGCGGGAAGAGGATGAAAAACTGGCGGCGCTTCGGGCGGCCGTGCAGATCGGCGACGACCAGCTTGATCGTGGCGAAGGGATTCCGTACACGCCGGAGCGGCTTGAAACCATTACAGCTAAAGCTCTTGCCAATTCCCGTAACGGCAAGAAAGTAAATCCCGATCCAGGTTTACTCATAGGCTCATGA
- a CDS encoding phosphoethanolamine transferase has protein sequence MENLKRLTVPCPALTNSLFLILFCNTALWHELFKIKGGLSLDTLLFYAPFFLVLTLLLKLFFTLFRLKYLFKGVLVLFLFASAAIDYFMVNYGVVIDKSMLQNALETNTGEAFELLNWKMLGYLIVLGGIPAALIVRTKIAYQPLPRQLLNNLRTLLVCAALIGGLGYFFYGDYTSIYRNHRELRYLINPVNLVDSSVSNLKRKLKGQHALIPLGADAKITANPNPSGKKNLTVLVLGETARAANFALDGYPRPTDPYLSQQQVLSFTNVHSCGTATAASVPCMFSNQGHDHYDPAKAQYTENVLDVLSHAGVKVLWRNNNDGCKGVCKRVASEDISHLKLANLCNAEDCYDEALLYQLQAYVDKLTSHGVIVLHQKGSHGPGYNLRHPANFTVFKPECEQDNLNDCSHQEVVNAYDNTIAYTDYFLAKVIEFLKKNSAKYDTAMLYVSDHGESLGENNVFLHGLPYFIAPDEQKHVPLITWFSQDFIRDHKIDSACLRQHKDSPYSHDNLFHSLLGLMGVHTQVYDAKLDIFATCKA, from the coding sequence ATGGAAAACCTTAAACGCCTGACCGTTCCTTGTCCAGCCCTGACGAATTCGCTATTTTTAATCCTGTTTTGCAATACCGCGTTGTGGCACGAACTCTTTAAGATCAAAGGCGGCCTATCCCTCGACACGCTCTTGTTCTATGCGCCATTTTTCCTGGTGTTAACGCTGCTGTTAAAATTGTTTTTCACGCTCTTCCGGCTGAAATATCTGTTTAAGGGCGTTCTGGTTTTATTTTTATTCGCCTCTGCAGCGATCGATTACTTCATGGTCAACTATGGAGTCGTGATTGACAAAAGCATGCTGCAAAACGCGCTGGAAACCAATACCGGTGAAGCATTCGAACTGCTGAATTGGAAGATGCTGGGGTATTTGATCGTGCTAGGCGGCATTCCCGCAGCTTTGATTGTGCGGACGAAGATCGCCTACCAACCTTTGCCACGACAATTATTGAACAATCTCAGAACCTTACTCGTTTGCGCGGCTTTGATCGGGGGACTCGGCTATTTCTTTTACGGCGATTACACGTCGATTTATCGAAACCACCGTGAACTGCGCTACTTGATTAACCCGGTCAATTTGGTGGATTCTTCGGTTTCCAATCTGAAACGCAAACTGAAAGGCCAACACGCGCTGATTCCGCTGGGCGCTGATGCAAAAATTACCGCCAACCCGAATCCATCCGGTAAAAAAAATCTGACCGTACTGGTCCTCGGCGAAACGGCGAGGGCGGCAAATTTTGCCTTGGACGGCTATCCTCGGCCAACGGACCCTTATTTGAGCCAACAACAGGTATTGAGTTTTACCAACGTGCATTCTTGCGGCACCGCGACCGCGGCATCCGTTCCTTGCATGTTTTCCAACCAGGGCCACGACCATTACGATCCGGCAAAAGCCCAATATACCGAAAACGTCTTGGATGTCTTGAGCCATGCCGGGGTCAAAGTGTTATGGCGCAATAATAACGACGGCTGCAAAGGCGTCTGCAAGCGGGTGGCGAGCGAGGATATTTCGCATTTAAAACTCGCCAACTTATGCAACGCGGAGGATTGCTACGATGAAGCGCTGCTGTATCAACTGCAGGCCTATGTGGATAAATTAACCAGCCATGGTGTGATCGTGCTGCATCAAAAAGGCAGCCACGGGCCGGGTTATAACCTGCGTCATCCGGCCAATTTCACCGTTTTTAAACCCGAATGCGAGCAGGACAATTTAAACGATTGCAGCCATCAGGAAGTGGTTAACGCCTACGATAACACCATTGCCTATACCGATTATTTTCTAGCCAAGGTCATCGAATTTTTAAAGAAAAATTCGGCTAAATACGATACCGCGATGCTCTATGTATCCGATCACGGCGAATCGCTCGGTGAAAATAATGTCTTTCTACACGGCCTGCCCTACTTTATCGCGCCGGACGAACAGAAGCATGTGCCATTGATCACCTGGTTTTCACAGGATTTTATTCGGGATCATAAAATCGATTCGGCGTGTTTGCGGCAGCATAAAGACAGCCCTTATAGCCACGACAACTTGTTTCACTCCTTATTGGGCTTAATGGGAGTGCATACGCAGGTTTATGATGCCAAGCTGGATATTTTTGCCACGTGTAAAGCGTAA
- a CDS encoding lipocalin family protein, with product MNIFWLLAFLLASCTGLPKGLKPVEDFDANRYVGTWYEIARLEQSFEKGLDNISAQYTLAKDGGIEVLNQGRNQETGKWKKAEGKAYFIDQPTVGRLKVSFFGPFYGSYNIIALDKQNYQYSMVTGPNRSYLWILARTKTLPKETLDALIENAKRQGFETDKLIMVKQVE from the coding sequence ATGAATATTTTTTGGCTGCTAGCTTTTTTACTCGCGAGCTGCACAGGCTTGCCGAAAGGACTGAAACCTGTGGAAGACTTTGATGCAAACCGTTATGTGGGCACCTGGTATGAAATAGCCCGTCTGGAACAGAGCTTTGAAAAAGGCCTGGACAATATTTCGGCCCAATACACGCTCGCGAAGGACGGCGGCATCGAAGTCCTGAATCAGGGCCGGAATCAGGAAACCGGGAAATGGAAAAAGGCCGAGGGCAAGGCGTATTTTATCGACCAGCCGACGGTAGGCCGGCTCAAGGTCTCGTTCTTTGGACCCTTTTACGGCAGCTACAACATCATCGCGCTGGACAAGCAAAACTACCAATATTCGATGGTGACCGGACCGAACAGATCCTATCTGTGGATTTTGGCCAGAACCAAGACCCTACCAAAGGAAACTCTCGACGCTTTAATCGAGAACGCCAAAAGACAGGGATTTGAAACCGACAAATTGATTATGGTTAAGCAGGTTGAATAA
- the ispB gene encoding octaprenyl diphosphate synthase — MALQTHIDPSPTAPIDFESIKNLTKSEARAVDQLIIDELSSDVVLINQMGHYIVGNGGKRLRPMLLLLASKALGKVDDKHLILAAVIEFIHTATLLHDDVVDESDLRRGKESANAVWGNAASVLVGDYLYSRAFEMMVRTGNMRVMEILSKTTTLIAEGEVLQLLNCNNPETTEAKYLEVISRKTAILFSAAMRLGAVVSGVSSATEEGLAKYGQHLGIAFQLIDDALDYKATKEELGKNLGDDLAEGKPTLPLIYAIQKGNQADAKIVIDAIQNGDREAFNEVYAVVQRTQAIAYTERRADEEAEKAIDALEVLSESEYKDALIQLAKFSVQRNY, encoded by the coding sequence ATGGCATTGCAAACACACATCGACCCGAGTCCAACGGCGCCGATCGACTTCGAATCGATCAAAAATTTAACGAAATCCGAAGCCAGAGCTGTTGACCAACTGATCATCGACGAGCTCAGTTCAGATGTCGTGCTGATCAATCAGATGGGGCATTATATCGTCGGCAACGGCGGCAAACGCCTCCGGCCGATGCTGCTGTTGCTCGCGTCGAAGGCGCTCGGCAAGGTCGACGACAAGCATCTGATCCTGGCGGCGGTGATCGAGTTCATTCACACCGCAACCTTGCTGCATGACGACGTGGTCGACGAATCCGACCTGCGGCGCGGCAAGGAATCGGCCAATGCGGTCTGGGGCAACGCGGCCAGCGTGCTGGTCGGCGACTATCTGTATTCCCGCGCCTTCGAAATGATGGTGCGCACCGGCAACATGCGGGTGATGGAAATCCTCTCGAAAACCACGACGTTGATCGCCGAGGGCGAGGTGTTGCAGCTGTTGAACTGCAACAACCCGGAAACGACCGAAGCCAAATATCTCGAAGTTATATCGCGCAAGACCGCGATCCTGTTCAGCGCCGCGATGCGTCTTGGCGCGGTGGTCTCCGGCGTGTCTTCCGCGACCGAAGAAGGGCTGGCGAAATACGGCCAGCATTTGGGTATCGCGTTTCAATTGATCGACGACGCGCTCGATTACAAGGCCACCAAAGAAGAGCTCGGCAAGAATCTCGGCGACGATCTGGCCGAAGGCAAGCCGACGCTGCCGTTGATCTATGCGATTCAAAAAGGCAACCAGGCCGATGCGAAAATCGTGATCGACGCGATCCAGAACGGCGACCGCGAGGCGTTCAACGAAGTCTATGCGGTCGTGCAGCGCACCCAGGCAATCGCTTACACCGAGCGGCGCGCCGACGAAGAAGCCGAAAAAGCGATCGATGCGCTAGAAGTGCTGTCGGAATCCGAATACAAGGACGCCTTGATTCAGCTGGCTAAGTTTTCGGTGCAGCGGAATTATTGA
- the rplU gene encoding 50S ribosomal protein L21 translates to MYAVIQTGGKQYRVAEGTTLKIEKLELGTGDSVEFDKVLLIQSGDAVKVGAPFIEGGKVSATVLSQGRHKKIKIIKFRRRKHHMKQMGHRQYYTEVRITGISA, encoded by the coding sequence ATGTATGCGGTAATTCAAACGGGTGGTAAACAGTACCGGGTGGCCGAAGGTACGACCTTAAAAATAGAAAAATTGGAACTTGGTACTGGCGACAGCGTTGAATTCGACAAAGTTCTGTTGATTCAGTCAGGCGATGCAGTCAAAGTTGGCGCGCCTTTCATCGAAGGCGGCAAAGTCTCTGCGACCGTATTGTCGCAAGGCCGCCACAAAAAGATCAAGATCATTAAATTCAGACGGCGTAAGCACCACATGAAACAAATGGGTCATCGCCAATATTACACAGAAGTCCGGATTACCGGCATTTCTGCATAA
- the rpmA gene encoding 50S ribosomal protein L27 encodes MAHKKAGGSTRNGRDSNAKRLGVKRFGGEVVKAGNIIVRQRGTHFHAGDNVGLGKDHTLFATADGKVVFQVKGEKGRKFVSIVAA; translated from the coding sequence GTGGCACATAAGAAAGCGGGTGGTAGTACTCGGAACGGTCGCGACTCAAACGCGAAAAGATTAGGCGTTAAACGTTTTGGCGGCGAAGTCGTCAAAGCCGGAAACATCATCGTTCGTCAACGCGGCACGCATTTCCATGCCGGCGACAACGTAGGTCTCGGCAAGGATCATACCCTGTTCGCGACAGCCGACGGTAAAGTCGTATTCCAGGTTAAAGGCGAGAAAGGCCGTAAGTTTGTCAGCATCGTTGCTGCCTAA
- the cgtA gene encoding Obg family GTPase CgtA, with translation MKFVDEAEIRVEAGDGGNGTIGFRREKYIPLGGPDGGDGGDGGSVFLIAVENVNTLADFRYHAVHRAERGQNGMSRNCTGRKGEDHYVPVPLGTRISDADTGEVMGDLTEVGETLLVAKGGFHGLGNTRFKSSINRAPQKASKGTPGEHRTLLLEMTLIADVGLLGMPNAGKSSLIRAVSSARPKVADYPFTTLHPNLGVVRVDEMRSFVIADIPGVIEGAADGAGLGLQFLKHLSRTGLLLHVLDIAPYESSDDPVSSAQKIIHEVEQWSDDLADKPRWLVLNKIDILPADEVDEHCDAIVEALDWDGPVFKISATSGEGTRELMFAIMDFLEQERRKDSEEE, from the coding sequence ATGAAATTTGTTGACGAGGCAGAAATACGCGTTGAAGCTGGCGACGGCGGCAACGGCACCATTGGTTTCCGGCGCGAAAAATACATTCCGCTGGGCGGACCCGACGGCGGCGACGGCGGCGACGGCGGCAGCGTCTTTCTAATCGCAGTCGAAAACGTCAATACGCTGGCGGATTTTCGCTATCACGCCGTGCATCGGGCCGAGCGCGGCCAGAACGGCATGAGCCGCAATTGCACCGGCAGAAAAGGGGAGGACCATTATGTCCCGGTTCCTCTGGGCACGCGCATCAGCGACGCCGATACCGGCGAAGTGATGGGCGACTTGACCGAGGTCGGCGAAACCCTGTTGGTCGCGAAAGGCGGCTTTCACGGCCTCGGCAACACGCGCTTCAAAAGCAGTATCAACCGCGCACCGCAAAAGGCCAGCAAAGGCACGCCGGGCGAGCATCGGACGCTGCTTCTCGAAATGACGCTGATCGCCGACGTCGGCCTGCTCGGCATGCCGAACGCCGGCAAATCGAGCCTGATCCGCGCCGTGTCGTCCGCCCGCCCGAAAGTCGCCGACTATCCTTTCACGACCCTGCATCCGAATCTCGGCGTGGTTCGCGTCGACGAGATGCGCAGCTTCGTGATCGCGGACATTCCGGGCGTAATCGAAGGCGCGGCCGACGGCGCGGGTCTCGGCCTGCAATTCCTAAAACACTTGTCGCGTACCGGCCTGCTCCTGCATGTGCTCGATATCGCGCCCTACGAAAGCAGCGACGATCCGGTCAGCTCAGCGCAAAAAATCATTCACGAAGTCGAGCAATGGAGCGACGATCTGGCGGACAAACCGCGCTGGCTGGTACTGAACAAGATCGACATTCTGCCTGCGGACGAAGTCGACGAACACTGCGATGCAATCGTCGAGGCGCTGGACTGGGACGGACCGGTCTTCAAAATCTCGGCGACGAGCGGCGAAGGCACGCGCGAGTTGATGTTCGCGATCATGGACTTTTTAGAACAAGAGCGGCGCAAAGACAGTGAAGAGGAATGA
- the proB gene encoding glutamate 5-kinase, whose protein sequence is MKRNDFSHVKRIVVKIGSSLLTKGGKGLDQAAIAGWVAQMAGLRRQSIDVVLVSSGSVAEGMCRLGLKTRPTTLHELQASAAVGQMGLVRVFDDNFQQHDLHAAQVLLTHDDLSDRRRYLNARSTLLTLLDFGVVPVINENDTVATEEIRFGDNDTLAALVANLVEAELLIILTDQQGLFTGDPTVYPDATLVSEIRANDPNLDQMAGASRSGLGRGGMSTKVRAARLASRSGAATVIAPGVAEDVISRVMEGKNIGTYFIPDLEPLVARKRWLAGQLQIKGELVIDAGAVKVLKANGRSLLAAGVKAVSGRFERGELVSCVDEEGNEIARGLTNYGKTDAELIAGKNSAEFEKILGYADDAEMIHRDNMVLI, encoded by the coding sequence GTGAAGAGGAATGATTTTTCGCATGTTAAACGGATCGTCGTCAAAATCGGCAGTTCGCTGCTGACCAAAGGCGGCAAAGGCCTCGATCAAGCCGCGATTGCCGGCTGGGTCGCGCAAATGGCCGGTTTGCGCCGGCAGTCTATCGACGTGGTGCTGGTCTCCTCCGGCTCGGTCGCCGAAGGCATGTGCCGCCTGGGCCTGAAAACCCGCCCGACCACGCTGCACGAATTGCAGGCCTCGGCCGCGGTCGGCCAGATGGGGCTGGTGCGCGTATTCGACGACAACTTTCAACAGCACGACCTGCATGCCGCGCAGGTGCTGCTGACCCACGACGACCTCTCCGACCGCCGGCGTTATTTGAACGCGCGCAGCACCCTGCTGACGCTGCTCGATTTCGGCGTGGTGCCGGTGATCAACGAAAACGACACGGTCGCGACCGAGGAAATCCGCTTCGGCGATAACGATACGCTGGCCGCACTGGTCGCGAACCTGGTCGAAGCCGAACTCCTGATCATCCTGACCGATCAGCAAGGCCTTTTCACCGGCGACCCGACCGTCTACCCCGACGCGACGCTGGTTTCGGAAATCCGCGCGAACGATCCGAACCTCGATCAAATGGCCGGCGCAAGCCGCAGCGGCCTCGGACGCGGCGGCATGTCCACGAAAGTGCGCGCCGCACGCCTAGCGTCGCGCTCGGGCGCCGCCACCGTCATTGCGCCCGGCGTCGCCGAAGACGTGATCAGCCGCGTGATGGAAGGCAAAAATATCGGCACCTACTTCATCCCGGACCTGGAACCTCTCGTCGCCAGAAAACGCTGGCTGGCCGGACAACTCCAGATCAAGGGCGAATTAGTGATCGACGCGGGCGCGGTCAAGGTATTGAAAGCCAACGGCAGGAGCCTTCTGGCCGCCGGCGTCAAAGCGGTCTCGGGCCGTTTCGAACGCGGCGAACTGGTCTCCTGCGTCGACGAGGAAGGCAATGAAATCGCGCGCGGACTGACCAATTACGGCAAAACGGATGCAGAACTGATCGCCGGCAAGAACAGCGCGGAATTTGAAAAGATTCTCGGCTATGCCGACGACGCGGAAATGATACACCGCGACAACATGGTGCTGATCTAA
- the rpsT gene encoding 30S ribosomal protein S20 has protein sequence MANTAQAKKRAKQAEKSRVRNAGQRSNLRTFIKKVIAAVNAGDKEKAQAAYNTAVPVIDSAVNKGLIHKNKAARGKSRLNAKVKALA, from the coding sequence ATGGCTAATACAGCACAAGCTAAAAAGCGCGCGAAGCAAGCGGAAAAAAGCCGTGTTCGCAACGCAGGACAACGCAGCAATTTGCGTACTTTCATCAAAAAAGTAATTGCCGCCGTTAACGCGGGCGACAAGGAAAAAGCGCAAGCCGCTTACAACACGGCGGTGCCAGTGATCGACTCCGCTGTAAACAAAGGCCTGATCCATAAGAATAAGGCTGCCCGCGGCAAAAGCAGACTGAACGCAAAAGTCAAAGCGCTTGCTTAA